The following nucleotide sequence is from Devosia salina.
CGGGGGCATGAGCGCTACGCTTGAATGGTCAACGGCATCGGGTTACGGCAGACATGGTGCCGACACCCGGGCAGTTCCGGCCCGGTTGAGGCCAAGGAGAGACACGTCTTGCCCTTCCCCAATATCGACCCCATCGCCTTTGCCATCGGCCCCATTGCCATCCGCTGGTATGCGCTGGCCTATCTCTTCGGGGTCATTCTCGGCGCCGGCTATGGTTATCTGCTCCTGGCCAATCAGCGGCTCTGGCATCGCGGCTCGCCGCCCTTCCCCGCCAAGGACATTTGGGACTTCGCCTTCTGGGCCATGCTCGCCATCGTCATTGGAGGGCGCACCGGCTATGTGCTGTTCTACAACCTGCCCTACTATCTCGAGTATCCGGGCCAGATCATCAACACGCTCGATGGCGGCATGTCCTATCATGGCGGCATGCTTGGCCTGATGCTGGCGGCGATCCTCTTCACCCGATCCAGGGGCGGCAACTGGCTTTCCAGCCTCGACCTCATCGCCGCCGTCGCCACCATCGGCATATTCCTCGGCCGCATCGCCAATTTCATCAATGCCGAGCTTTATGGCGCGCCCACCACAATGCCCTGGGGCGTCGTCTTCCCCACAGACCCGCTGCAGGTCGCCCGCCACCCCAGCCAGCTCTACGAAGCCGCGCTCGAGGGCCTGCTGCTCTTCCTCATCATCCGCGTGGCCACCCACATATTCTACGCGCTGCGCAAGCCGGGCCTGGTCGCCGGCATCTTCGCCATCGGCTATGCGCTCTCGCGCATCGCGGTGGAATTCGTGCGCCTACCCGATGTGCAGCTGGGCTATCTCTATGGTGGCTGGCTGACCATGGGCCAGCTGCTGAGCCTGCCCATTCTCGTCGCCGGTCTCATCCTCGTCACCTATGCGGCCACCCGCCGCGAAAACCCGTTGCGTCCATGATTGAAAAGCCCGCCGAACCCAAGCTCGACAGCCTGACGCTGGAACAGCAGATCGACCTGCAGATCGTCACCTCTGGCCCGATCTCGGTGGCCACCTATATGGGTCTCTGCCTCACCCATCCCTCCAAGGGCTATTACCGCGCGGCCGATCCTCTGGGCGCCAGCGGCGACTTCATCACCGCGCCGGAAATTTCGCAGATGTTCGGCGAGCTGATCGGCTTCTGGCTGGTCAATCTCTGGCAGCAGATGAGCGAACCCAAAAGCTTCACCCTGCTCGAACTCGGCCCCGGCCGCGGCACGCTGATGGCCGATATCCTGCGCGTCGCCTGCCGCGCCCCCGGATTTCGCGACGCGCTGAAACTCCGCCTCTTCGAAACCAGCCCCCCGCTCATGGCCGAGCAACAGGCCCGGCTGGAGGTCTATGAGCCCAGATGGCTCCAGGATTTCGAGAGCTTCGAGAATGGCCCGGTGCTGGTCATCGCCAATGAATTCTTCGATGCCCTGCCCATCCGCCAGTTCATCCGCAAGATCGATGGTTGGCACGAGCGGCAGGTGGGCCTTGTGGACGGCAAGCGCGCCTTCGGCCTCTCGCCCACGCCCATCCCGGCCTCCGCCATGCCCGAAGCTGTCGCCAATGCCGAAATTGACACCATGCTGGAGGTCTCCTTCGCCGGCGCCGAGGTGCTGACTCGCCTCGCAAAGGCCATTGCCAAGCAAGGTGGCAGCCTTCTGGCCATCGACTATGGCTATGGCACCACGCAAACCGGCGACACCCTGCAGGGCGTGCGCCGCCATGCCTATGCCGATGTGCTCGAAGCGCCCGGCGAAACCGATATTTCCGCCCATGTCGATTTCGGCGCCCTGGGCAATGTCGCGCGAGCCGCCGGTCTCGCCACCCAGCCGCTGGCCACCCAGGGCCAGTTTTTGACCCGCCTGGGCATCGGCGAGCGCGCGGCCGCCCTCACCCGGGCCAATCCCGCCGCGGCCGCCGATATCCGCACCGCCCATGATCGTCTTGTCGGGCAGGACCAGATGGGCACCCTGTTCAAGGTGTTCTGCGCCCATAGCCCCGGCCTTGCCCCCGCGGGGTTCACCGCGTGAGTGCGCCCTTCGAAACCGCCGGCAATCTTGCAGGCCTGCCCGGCATCCGTCACGGATTTTTCGGCCGCGCCGGTGGTGTGTCCGCAGGCGACTTTGCCGGCCTCAACGTCTCCCTTGCGGTGGGTGATGACCCCGCGTCTGTCGCCGCCAATCGCGACATCATCGCCGGCACCATGGGCCTCGGTCCGCTGATGATTCTGAGGCAGACACACTCGACCCGCGTCGAAACCCTTGCCGGCCCGATCGCGCCGTCCTCGCTCGACGCCGACGCCATGGTCACCG
It contains:
- a CDS encoding class I SAM-dependent methyltransferase, producing MIEKPAEPKLDSLTLEQQIDLQIVTSGPISVATYMGLCLTHPSKGYYRAADPLGASGDFITAPEISQMFGELIGFWLVNLWQQMSEPKSFTLLELGPGRGTLMADILRVACRAPGFRDALKLRLFETSPPLMAEQQARLEVYEPRWLQDFESFENGPVLVIANEFFDALPIRQFIRKIDGWHERQVGLVDGKRAFGLSPTPIPASAMPEAVANAEIDTMLEVSFAGAEVLTRLAKAIAKQGGSLLAIDYGYGTTQTGDTLQGVRRHAYADVLEAPGETDISAHVDFGALGNVARAAGLATQPLATQGQFLTRLGIGERAAALTRANPAAAADIRTAHDRLVGQDQMGTLFKVFCAHSPGLAPAGFTA
- the lgt gene encoding prolipoprotein diacylglyceryl transferase, whose product is MPFPNIDPIAFAIGPIAIRWYALAYLFGVILGAGYGYLLLANQRLWHRGSPPFPAKDIWDFAFWAMLAIVIGGRTGYVLFYNLPYYLEYPGQIINTLDGGMSYHGGMLGLMLAAILFTRSRGGNWLSSLDLIAAVATIGIFLGRIANFINAELYGAPTTMPWGVVFPTDPLQVARHPSQLYEAALEGLLLFLIIRVATHIFYALRKPGLVAGIFAIGYALSRIAVEFVRLPDVQLGYLYGGWLTMGQLLSLPILVAGLILVTYAATRRENPLRP